One genomic window of Plasmodium coatneyi strain Hackeri chromosome 12, complete sequence includes the following:
- a CDS encoding SFT2-like protein, with product MGAENNFDGLSFFENNEFQNINREFLRGSIDNTTNEEEKGLIQKAISLSKKGAENIQKGIKKTLEKTNLNNAPSIVSNSTTAETGTMFSNFPLFNNQTRDNEANSFFAFTSALSYKNFPLFCLFFGVSIMFLILSFFTLPMIVITPRQFGFFFTLASICFVTSLAFLKGFSSLYYHLMEKERLPFTAAYILSLLSTLYFTVIKPLYLLALITSVVQVFALISFIVSYIPGGAGAIKMLLTTLFTYIKNLFRRGNSSDLPF from the exons ATGGGGGCCGAAAACAACTTCGACGGTTTGTCCTTCTTCGAGAATAATGAATTCCAAAATATTAATCGAGAGTTTTTGAGGGGGTCCATTGATAATACtacaaatgaagaagaaaaggggctCATACAAAAGGCAATTAGTTTAtccaaaaaaggagcagaGAATATACAGAAGGGTATCAAAAAGACGCTCGAAAAAACCAACCTAAATAATGCCCCATCCATAGTGTCCAATTCGACGACTGCAGAAACGGGAACCAtgttttcaaattttcccctctttaaTAACCAAACTAGAGACAATGAAGCCAACTCTTTTTTCGCGTTCACCAGTGCCCTGTCgtataaaaatttccctcttttctgtttattttttggagTCAGTATTATGTTCCTGATATTGTCCTTCTTTACTTTGCCCATGATTGTTATTACACCGAGGCAGTTtggcttcttcttcaccctGGCCTCCATCTGCTTCGTGACCTCGCTGGCCTTCCTGAAGGGCTTTTCGAGTCTCTACTACCACTTGATGGAGAAGGAGCG ACTCCCATTCACCGCGGCGTATATTTTGTCCCTCCTCTCCACGCTTTACTTCACCGTCATTAAGCCGTTATATTTATTG GCCTTGATTACATCCGTTGTGCAAGTGTTCGCCCTCATTTCTTTTATAGTGTCGTACATACCAG GCGGCGCAGGGGCAATTAAAATGTTGCTAACGACTCTGTTCACGTATATCAAAAACTTGTTCCGAAGAGGCAATTCATCAGACTTACCCTTttaa
- a CDS encoding Splicing factor: MEDNSYFDEVEKLLENKSKKNKEEEQNGVVQNKGRKKKELKKKAANGKSDKHSDNETVRKDQKEKYVNGDGNEEEDENNDKHNTRNDELPLKKNSHRKELNGERRSGKGGKSEHQGGKHKSREKKRKSNSGSSGEDMTDESDVTSEGASADRRNKGKTKRNCSREGDRTSGNDRKKKNRVRDASSESSVEKRKTYSSEEESSSEQKGRRKRHKGSRDSPVKGHREVSESESGKSDDDGDLEEKERSKKKSAMERERRRKGHGKDQKKRGQQSDSENEAETEGEETNGENTNSEAANSGEANSDGTNSNDESESESDAEKRKRRGKVKSAAKRSENGGRKRKAKSESEEESNLSTDSDREKERRRHRRRSHSSERVSASKRKSSYRDDSNDEGDEAGESGDQSDGERSGGEDAKKRKRKNKNDKESERKRAERDTSPSGSSSSGEEDPRTKRKRRKASPSISNSDSSDGEERDRRSRSAKRRKRERHELERRERHRDRERERDRERERARERMWKERERERERERERLRKEIEEARIRREKRREEKRLQKEQEEAKRDDLTVLVLNLDLKADERDIYEFFSEVAGKVRDIQCIKDQRSGRSKGVAYVEFYTQEAVVKALSANGYMFKNRPIKIQSSQAEKNRAAKAAKHQPIDPNDIPIKLYIGGLVGPLGNISEQELKQLFNPFGEILEVEIHRDPYTGKCKGFGFIQFFRASEAIEAMGVLNGMEIAGRELKVSFAQDSKYILASEKEAKEKLLAKLMAKKAKEEEKVEEPDNEKIDNDDDDGGGLIAGAGSKIALMQKLQRDIILDSGISSQFATGANAIMQATPIATAQPNALNNITPNLVLCNMFSPNDENIGSDPDFFTDIIEDVKEECSKYGSITKIWLDTKNIDGKIYIKYTKQEESLKAFQFLNGRYFGGSLINAYFVTEEMWNSICT, from the exons atggaagataACTCCTACTTTGATGAGGTAGAGAAGCTtctggaaaataaaagtaagaagaacaaagagGAGGAGCAAAATGGAGTTGTACAAAataaggggaggaaaaaaaaagaattaaagaaaaaggcagcGAATGGAAAGTCGGACAAACACAGTGACAACGAAACGGTCAGGAAGgaccaaaaggaaaaatatgtcAATGGTGATGgaaatgaggaggaggacgaaaATAATGACAAACATAACACGCGAAATGATGAATTacctttgaaaaaaaattcccacaGGAAGGAGTTaaatggggaaagaagaagcggtaaaggagggaaaagtgAACACCAGGGTGGAAAACATAAGTctagggaaaagaaaaggaagagcaatAGTGGAAGTAGTGGGGAAGACATGACAGATGAGAGCGATGTTACAAGTGAAGGTGCCAGTGCCGACAGGCGCAACAAGGGTAAGACAAAAAGGAATTGCTCCAGGGAAGGAGACCGAACCAGCGGTAACgatagaaagaaaaaaaacagagtgAGAGACGCATCTAGTGAGAGCAGTgtggaaaaacgaaaaacgTATTCATCGGAGGAGGAATCGAGTAGTGaacagaaaggaagaaggaagagacaTAAAGGTAGTAGGGATAGCCCTGTCAAGGGGCACAGGGAAGTGTCTGAGTCGGAGTCCGGCAAAAGTGATGACGACGGTGacttggaagaaaaagagagaagtaaaaaaaagagtgctATGgagagagaaagaaggagaaaaggtcACGGGAAGGaccagaagaaaaggggtCAGCAAAGTGACTCAGAGAACGAAGCAGAAACTGAGGGAGAGGAGACGAATGGGGAAAACACTAACAGTGAGGCGGCAAACAGTGGTGAAGCGAACAGTGACGGAACAAACAGCAACGATGAGAGTGAGAGTGAAAGTGACGCCGAAAAGAGGAAACGGAGGGGCAAAGTGAAAAGTGCCGCCAAGCGAAGTGAGAACGGAGGACGCAAAAGAAAGGCCAAATCAGAGTCAGAGGAGGAGTCCAATTTGTCTACAGATTCGGATCGtgagaaagaaaggaggagacATAGAAGGAGGAGCCACAGTAGTGAACGCGTTTCTGCcagtaaaaggaaaagttccTATCGAGATGACAGCAATGATGAGGGTGACGAGGCTGGTGAGAGTGGCGATCAATCCGATGGGGAGCGCTCCGGAGGTGAGGAcgcaaaaaagagaaaaagaaaaaacaagaacGACAAAGAGAGTGAGCGAAAAAGAGCGGAACGAGATACCTCCCCAAGTGGAAGCTCCTCTAGTGGGGAAGAAGACCCTCGAACGAaacggaaaaggagaaaagccAGTCCTAGTATAAGCAACTCAGATTCCAGTGATGGGGAGGAGCGCGACCGCAGGTCGAGAAGCgccaaaaggaggaaacgAGAGAGGCACGAACTGGAGAGGAGGGAAAGACATCGAGATAGGGAGAGGGAACGTGATAGAGAGAGAGAGAGAGCAAGGGAACGAATGTGGAAGGAGCGTGAACGAGAGAGAGAACGAGAGAGGGAAAGactgaggaaggaaatagaaGAAGCTCGAATCAGGAgagaaaagagaagagaagaaaaaagactacaaaaggaacaggaagaagctAAGAGAGACGACCTAACTGTACTGGTACTGAATTTAGACTTAAAGGCAGATGAAAGAGacatatatgaatttttCTCAGAGGTTGCTGGAAAGGTAAGAGATATTCAGTGTATAAAAGATCAGAGGTCCGGAAGATCTAAAGGAGTAGCTTATGTAGAATTCTACACCCAAGAAGCAGTGGTAAAAGCTTTATCTGCTAATGGATATATGTTCAAAAATAGGCCAATAAAAATACAATCTTCCcaagcggaaaaaaatagagccGCGAAAGCTGCAAAACATCAACCTATAGACCCAAATGATATTCctataaaattatatattggTGGATTGGTAGGTCCATTAGGGAACATCTCGGAGCAGGAGTTAAAACAGCTGTTTAATCCTTTTGGAGAAATCCTAGAAGTGGAAATTCATCGAGATCCTTACACAGGGAAGTGTAAAGGATTTGGGTTCATTCAGTTCTTTAGAGCATCCGAGGCGATTGAAGCTATGGGGGTTCTGAATGGGATGGAAATAGCAGGTCGAGAATTGAAGGTTAGCTTTGCCCAAGATTCGAAATATATCCTCGCGTCAGAAAAGGAGGCAAAGGAAAAGCTGCTTGCAAAGCTCATGGCGAAGAAGgccaaagaggaagaaaaggtcgAAGAGCCAGACAATGAGAAAATTGAcaacgatgatgatgacggaGGTGGACTCATTGCCGGGGCCGGAAGTAAAATTGCCCTCATGCAGAAGTTGCAGCGGGACATCATCCTTGACTCGggg ATTTCGAGTCAATTCGCCACCGGTGCCAACGCAATCATGCAGGCCACACCGATTGCCACTGCTCAGCCCAACGCCCTCAACAACATCACGCCGAATCTGGTTCTCTGCAACATGTTCTCGCCCAATGACGAAAACATCGGTTCGGACCCAGATTTTTTCACGGACATAATTGAGGACGTTAAGGAGGAGTGCAGCAAGTACGGAAGCATCACCAAGATATGGCTAGACACAAAAAACATCGACGGGAAGATTTACATAAAGTATACAAAGCAGGAGGAATCCTTAAAGGCATTTCAGTTTCTGAATGGGAGATATTTTGGAGGTTCCCTCATAAATGCTTATTTTGTGACGGAAGAAATGTGGAACTCGATATGTACCTAA